Proteins found in one Fodinibius saliphilus genomic segment:
- a CDS encoding McrB family protein — protein MSDIYIFTASNPTAREHLDTSVKSPIEEELLEQYLDQEQLDELSQKSDQFYAWGAQPGTRNIPNWKSIEDGDLVLVYIKGHIHFVSRIFYKVHNPALAEKIWGRENGETWEYMYFFYKPIELPGPVKCLDYDRYFYEFQGFTRLSDERKNYIIEDYGSYETFAKEVFNINLSKIGEQATQGELYMKGEKYTNKMSEPVPASNIPLNLILYGPPGTGKTFSTINYAVSIIEDKPVDLAINEDESKRQELRVHFDNYAKKGQIDFVTFHQSFAYEDFIEGIRPILSDGGQSNRGSDIKYEVKDGIFKRLVEKAISNPSDNYVLIIDEINRGNIANILGELITLIEPDKRKGKAEELTTILPYSGDSFTVPDNLYIIGTMNTADRSIEALDTALRRRFNFNEVQPNPTLLDGLKIDNIPLEDLLRTINNRITRLLDHEHQIGHSYFLSLEKSASKEDLKQIFEDRLIPLLKEYFYSDLGKIGLILGNSFIRAKSNGQTNIFADFNHYQDLAQDYGDREIFEITDSNNWDFSQILK, from the coding sequence ATGTCTGACATCTACATATTTACAGCATCTAATCCTACTGCAAGAGAGCATCTGGATACTTCGGTCAAGTCACCTATAGAAGAAGAACTGTTAGAACAATATTTAGACCAAGAGCAGCTTGATGAACTTTCTCAAAAAAGCGATCAATTTTATGCTTGGGGAGCACAACCAGGTACGAGAAATATTCCAAACTGGAAGTCAATAGAGGATGGTGATTTAGTACTTGTTTATATTAAAGGGCATATCCACTTCGTATCAAGAATTTTTTACAAAGTACATAATCCAGCCCTTGCCGAAAAAATTTGGGGGCGTGAAAATGGGGAGACATGGGAGTACATGTACTTCTTTTATAAACCTATAGAACTTCCAGGCCCAGTCAAATGCCTCGATTACGATAGATACTTTTATGAATTTCAGGGTTTCACTCGACTTTCTGATGAACGAAAAAACTACATCATCGAGGATTATGGATCCTATGAAACCTTTGCTAAAGAAGTTTTCAATATCAATCTAAGTAAAATTGGTGAGCAGGCTACCCAAGGAGAATTATATATGAAAGGTGAAAAATATACTAATAAGATGAGCGAACCAGTCCCCGCTTCAAATATCCCTTTAAACCTTATTCTTTACGGTCCTCCAGGTACAGGCAAAACCTTCAGTACCATAAACTATGCAGTTTCAATAATTGAGGACAAACCTGTTGACCTTGCAATTAATGAGGATGAGAGTAAACGTCAAGAGCTAAGAGTCCATTTTGACAATTATGCCAAAAAAGGACAAATAGATTTCGTCACTTTTCATCAGTCATTCGCTTATGAAGATTTTATTGAAGGCATTCGACCGATTTTATCTGATGGAGGCCAAAGCAATCGAGGTAGTGACATCAAATATGAAGTAAAAGATGGAATATTTAAACGATTAGTAGAGAAAGCAATTTCCAACCCCTCCGATAATTATGTACTGATAATTGATGAAATAAACAGAGGGAATATCGCCAATATCTTAGGCGAATTAATTACACTGATTGAACCAGATAAACGAAAAGGAAAAGCTGAGGAACTAACAACAATTCTTCCATATTCTGGCGATTCTTTTACCGTGCCTGACAACCTCTACATTATAGGTACTATGAATACCGCAGACCGCAGTATTGAAGCTCTAGATACAGCCTTAAGAAGACGATTCAATTTTAATGAGGTTCAACCCAACCCAACACTTCTAGACGGTCTAAAAATCGACAATATTCCGTTGGAGGACTTACTCCGTACTATTAACAACCGAATAACCCGTCTTCTTGATCACGAACATCAAATTGGTCACAGTTACTTTTTATCCTTAGAAAAAAGTGCCAGCAAAGAGGACTTGAAACAAATATTTGAAGACCGATTAATCCCCTTGCTGAAAGAATACTTTTATTCTGACCTTGGAAAGATTGGCTTGATACTTGGAAATTCCTTTATCCGAGCAAAAAGTAATGGTCAGACAAATATCTTTGCCGATTTTAATCATTACCAAGATTTAGCTCAAGATTACGGGGATCGAGAAATATTTGAAATCACCGATTCAAATAATTG
- a CDS encoding NACHT domain-containing protein, with product MGLKAIWNFILEYGLLGLLASPIFALFIPSIRKSWLRFYNKSYSRYCRELVNRFKNEEVFDSFPDLKLIANSASSSFNELSLTEILNAEDEVHIQGKPGSGKTSLVKKFLIELCSDHRFIRPKWIPVYIKYASNDLFSEIFNSLVERDLIKNPTHFDIDWLKDQLKKERFLIIIDDAHNLLSNEAKRDQSKIDNLLEYKKNKFVLISRDHYSACPFQFNLYDIQDLGNNRELAEKILKVHAGEERFKRVWMHLQYGYKKELLQLYDTPQLIKLLAKVFDQEERFDDNKSFLFKRFLKSRHDEENRKPNKTLPLELKEKVLGAVAYELFIELEESAYSVPYNKFREVLTKSVHKIQNRLGYSEYSVDSILEDLKEEGLLIQVDESISFEHDQWQEFFAALEIHHEEKSISPFLSKNFGSEIALFVSGFYKLEEDLTKRVFWKKIWEELVSSDFFLTKWCRENRQTYTVGEVEKVYENFTYDKNEFDEAYNGVLVWYEKIINRHFPNLVLKFAPRGYKNIGLLVEQNESEAGQLYGYRPITPKNKDKVVVTGQKEIMRLIDADDPGETVNYYRKKYNISYLHSYIGTSAVQSYPVEFAFMDVESQLSDFVRDGGLIETEIMEQEALYIEAVSLSKMLKGRRSRISNTSKQYVLTIGELLEGLDKLKSDRFHSTIKVPESTLSHGGLPKRNIDLEDFESRLRKHIQRKKLAGNDKIVSPNADLIEVIKRYRLIKEELTTEHRKFLIERSVSFFKEFYQSYKKVLEVNFPTAASHFRTSFPVQIFLIQNGEDKRFGEQLVYFDVKELNETVDVKIVAGEDKEKLKAEYQGYYGVGTYWGLESFSRIEPIRNAVYSLIQDEYEKLNRKNEHRVV from the coding sequence TTGGGATTGAAAGCGATTTGGAATTTTATTTTAGAATATGGCCTATTAGGTCTATTAGCATCTCCTATATTTGCATTATTTATACCCTCCATTCGAAAAAGTTGGCTAAGGTTTTATAACAAGTCCTATAGTAGATATTGTAGAGAGCTAGTAAACCGCTTCAAAAACGAAGAAGTCTTTGACAGTTTCCCAGATCTCAAATTAATAGCTAATTCAGCTTCAAGTTCTTTTAATGAATTATCATTAACTGAAATACTTAATGCGGAAGATGAAGTACACATTCAAGGGAAGCCTGGATCCGGGAAGACAAGCTTAGTTAAAAAATTCTTGATTGAGCTGTGTTCAGATCATCGCTTTATAAGACCAAAATGGATACCAGTTTATATTAAATATGCCAGCAATGACCTATTTAGCGAGATATTCAATTCACTTGTCGAAAGAGATCTGATTAAAAATCCCACTCATTTTGATATAGATTGGCTTAAGGATCAATTAAAAAAAGAACGCTTTTTAATCATAATCGATGATGCACACAATTTATTGTCAAATGAAGCTAAACGGGATCAATCAAAAATTGATAATCTGCTGGAGTACAAAAAGAACAAGTTTGTTCTAATAAGCAGAGATCATTATTCAGCTTGTCCTTTCCAGTTTAATTTATATGACATTCAAGATTTAGGTAACAATAGGGAATTAGCAGAGAAGATTTTAAAAGTGCATGCTGGTGAAGAAAGATTTAAGCGAGTCTGGATGCATCTGCAATATGGATATAAGAAAGAATTGTTGCAGTTATATGATACGCCACAATTGATAAAACTTCTTGCGAAAGTTTTTGATCAAGAAGAAAGGTTTGATGACAATAAATCTTTTTTATTTAAACGGTTCTTAAAGAGTAGGCACGATGAGGAGAATAGAAAGCCTAATAAAACATTACCCTTAGAACTAAAAGAGAAAGTTTTAGGGGCTGTTGCTTATGAGCTCTTTATCGAACTTGAAGAATCCGCCTATTCTGTTCCATATAATAAATTTCGAGAAGTACTAACGAAGAGCGTTCATAAAATTCAAAATAGGTTAGGTTATAGTGAATACTCTGTTGACTCAATATTGGAGGACTTGAAAGAAGAGGGGTTACTAATCCAAGTTGATGAAAGTATTAGTTTTGAACATGACCAATGGCAGGAGTTTTTTGCTGCTCTTGAAATTCATCATGAAGAAAAATCAATTAGTCCTTTTCTATCTAAAAATTTTGGCAGTGAAATTGCTCTATTTGTTAGTGGTTTTTATAAACTTGAAGAGGATTTAACTAAAAGAGTCTTTTGGAAAAAAATTTGGGAGGAGTTGGTCTCATCTGATTTCTTTTTAACCAAATGGTGTCGGGAGAATCGACAAACTTATACTGTGGGAGAGGTTGAAAAAGTCTATGAAAACTTTACCTATGATAAAAATGAGTTTGACGAAGCATATAATGGTGTATTAGTATGGTATGAAAAGATTATAAATCGTCACTTCCCAAATCTTGTGTTAAAGTTTGCTCCCAGAGGTTATAAGAATATCGGTTTATTGGTTGAGCAAAATGAAAGTGAGGCAGGGCAGCTATATGGGTACCGTCCTATTACTCCAAAAAATAAAGACAAAGTGGTAGTTACTGGTCAAAAAGAGATAATGAGGTTGATCGATGCTGATGATCCTGGGGAGACTGTTAACTACTATCGAAAAAAATACAATATAAGTTATTTACATTCCTATATCGGTACATCAGCGGTACAGTCCTATCCCGTTGAGTTTGCATTTATGGATGTAGAAAGTCAGTTATCAGATTTTGTACGAGATGGCGGTCTTATTGAAACAGAAATAATGGAACAAGAAGCCCTATACATTGAAGCTGTTTCTTTGAGTAAGATGTTGAAAGGTAGGCGAAGTAGAATTTCTAATACCTCAAAGCAATATGTCCTTACAATTGGTGAGCTTCTTGAAGGTTTGGATAAACTTAAAAGTGATAGGTTTCATAGTACTATTAAAGTTCCTGAATCGACCTTGAGCCATGGAGGTTTACCAAAGAGGAATATAGATTTAGAAGACTTCGAATCGAGATTAAGAAAGCATATACAAAGGAAAAAATTAGCTGGTAATGATAAAATAGTTTCTCCTAATGCGGACTTAATCGAAGTCATTAAAAGATATCGCCTTATTAAGGAGGAGTTAACTACAGAACATAGGAAGTTTTTGATAGAGAGATCGGTGTCCTTTTTTAAAGAGTTTTATCAAAGCTATAAAAAAGTTCTTGAAGTTAATTTCCCAACAGCAGCATCCCATTTTCGCACATCTTTCCCTGTCCAAATTTTCCTAATTCAAAACGGAGAAGATAAAAGGTTTGGAGAACAGCTTGTCTATTTTGATGTCAAGGAATTGAATGAAACTGTAGATGTCAAAATTGTAGCAGGGGAGGACAAAGAGAAACTGAAAGCTGAATACCAAGGATATTATGGAGTTGGTACTTATTGGGGATTAGAATCTTTTAGTAGAATAGAGCCTATTAGAAATGCAGTATATTCTCTAATTCAAGATGAGTATGAAAAGTTAAATAGGAAAAATGAACATAGGGTTGTTTAA
- a CDS encoding nucleotide pyrophosphohydrolase, protein MRLENLIEKVNDFAEKRDWDQFHSPKNLSMALSAESGELLDIFQWLKEEESLKDNLDDNLREEAKDELADIFIYLIRLSQKLDIDLIQAANSKLDDNKKKYPIELSKGNATKYNRR, encoded by the coding sequence ATGAGGCTTGAAAACTTAATTGAAAAAGTTAATGACTTTGCCGAAAAAAGGGACTGGGATCAATTCCATAGCCCCAAAAACCTTTCCATGGCTTTAAGTGCTGAGTCAGGAGAATTGCTTGACATATTCCAATGGCTGAAAGAAGAGGAATCTCTTAAAGACAATCTCGATGATAATCTTAGGGAAGAAGCAAAGGATGAGCTAGCAGATATTTTTATTTATTTGATCAGGTTGAGCCAAAAGCTGGATATTGATTTAATCCAAGCTGCTAACAGTAAGCTGGATGACAACAAAAAAAAGTACCCCATTGAGTTATCAAAAGGTAATGCCACGAAATATAATCGTAGATAA
- a CDS encoding HIT domain-containing protein, with protein sequence MTYSDLKSFIDDKMRMSHIYQPAMIIKLLEEGGHCREREIAKHLLSYDKSQINYYKNITNNMVGRVLRKHDVVSRNTSENVYKLNGYSELDDEEISILIDLCEEKLSAFLEARGDSIYDHRKKSSGDISGTIKYKVLKRASFRCELCGAPADEKALEVDHILPRNHGGSDDITNLQALCYSCNAMKRDRDDTDFRPIKNIYDHRKENCIFCSITDAGIVASNKLFVAIKDEYPVTKEHTLLIPKRHTESFIDLTQPEMNAYSQLLKEITRDLENEDSTITGFNIGNNEGKAAGQTVEHCHIHVIPRRDGDTEDPTGGIRKVIPGKGDYITNE encoded by the coding sequence ATGACTTATTCTGATCTTAAATCATTTATTGATGATAAAATGAGAATGTCTCATATCTATCAACCAGCAATGATTATAAAGCTGCTTGAGGAAGGAGGGCATTGCAGGGAGCGGGAAATTGCGAAGCATCTACTTAGCTACGACAAGTCCCAGATTAATTATTACAAAAATATTACAAACAACATGGTAGGGCGTGTATTGCGAAAGCATGACGTAGTTTCTCGTAATACCTCCGAAAATGTTTATAAATTGAATGGATATAGTGAACTGGATGATGAGGAAATTTCGATTTTGATAGACCTATGTGAAGAAAAATTATCTGCTTTTTTGGAAGCTCGTGGCGATAGTATATATGATCATCGAAAGAAATCATCAGGTGATATAAGTGGTACTATTAAGTACAAGGTTTTAAAGCGAGCTAGTTTTAGATGTGAATTATGCGGCGCGCCAGCAGATGAAAAAGCATTGGAAGTAGACCATATTTTACCAAGGAATCACGGAGGTAGTGATGACATCACCAACTTGCAGGCATTATGTTATTCTTGTAATGCTATGAAGAGGGATCGAGATGATACTGATTTCAGACCAATAAAAAATATTTACGATCATCGAAAGGAGAACTGCATTTTTTGTTCTATAACAGATGCTGGGATAGTAGCAAGCAATAAGCTATTCGTTGCGATAAAAGATGAATATCCTGTTACCAAAGAGCATACTCTCTTGATCCCAAAGCGACATACAGAATCATTTATTGATTTAACCCAACCTGAAATGAATGCTTATAGCCAGCTTTTGAAAGAGATAACAAGAGATTTAGAAAATGAGGATTCAACTATAACAGGATTCAATATTGGGAATAATGAAGGGAAAGCAGCTGGGCAGACCGTTGAACACTGTCATATCCATGTAATTCCAAGAAGAGATGGAGATACTGAAGACCCAACTGGTGGAATTAGAAAAGTAATACCGGGGAAAGGTGATTATATAACAAATGAGTAA